In the genome of Thermus antranikianii DSM 12462, the window AGGGCCAGGATCAGGACCCGAAGGAACTGGGCAAGGGACTGGAGGGCTAGCAGGAACATGCCCACCATGACCCAGGTTTTGAAGGGGTAAATGGGCGGGAGCCAGGTTCCAGCAGTGTAGCGCTCGCCTATTCGCCAGGAGTTTAGCACATGCCCTGGCATTGGGGAAAGGAGGACGTAGAGGAAGGGAAAGAGGAGGACTAGGTAGAGGAGGGCCTCGACCGTTGCGGCCCACCGGGGAGGCAGGTAATGGGACAACAGATCCACCCGCACGTGTTCGCCGCGCTGCAGAACGTGCCCCAGGGAGAGGACCATGAAAAGGCTTGTGAGCATGTAGCTCATGTCGTAGCTCCACAAGGTGGGACTTTTAAAGAGGTACCGCATCCCTACTTCGTAAGTCAGGGTGAGTACAAGAAGAACCATGAAGATGGAGGAGAAACGGCTAAGGCTGGCGTTAATGAGGTCTATTGCTCTAAGAAGCTTAACCATGGCCACCTCTTTCCCTTCCTTGCCGCCGAGCTATATCACCCTATAGGGCTGGGGCACGCGGTGCGCTTCCCGGACGGGGATGGGGGTCATCAGCTCATCGTAAGCAGCGTAGCGCCGATGGTAGCTTAAGGCCGAATCCAGAACCTGCTTGAAGAAGGGATTCGCCTCAGCCTGCTTCTTTAGGTACTCCATGGCCACCTTGTAGATTTCCCATTGGGTCTGTCGCTCCACAAATACCTGCTGGTTGCCACGCCGCTTGAAGAAGTCTATGTACTCCATGCTCTTGTGCAAATCGTAGGTTAAGCTCCAAAGGGTGGTCGCTCTAGCAGCTTCTTCCACAATCGCCTTCAGGTCGGTGGGTAGCCGTTCCCAGGCACTTTTGTTGATGACAAGTTCGAAGAGCACGGTGGGTTGGTGCATTCCTGGTCCGGTGAAGTAGCGAGCCACCTCGTGGAACCGGAGGAGGTAGTCGGTGTAGGGGGTGTTGAACTCCGTGGCGTCTATTACGCGGCGCTCCATGGCGGTATAGAGCTCGGCAGCCGGTAGGGTTACCACTGCCACCCCAAGCCCGCGGAGGATTTCCCCCCAAATCCCAGGTGCACGGTACTTTAGGCCCCGCCAGTCCTCTAGCTTCCGGAGAGGCTTGTGGGCCCAGGCCACTATCTCCGCATGGGTGATCCCACAGGGCAGTACCTTCACATTGAGACGCAGGTCGTCGTAGATCTTCTGCCAAAGCTGGAGGCCGCCACCTTCGTAAACCCAGGCCAAGTGGGAGAGGGGAGTGAAGAGGAAGGGGATAGAAGCGAAGAATGCGGCGGCAGGATTTCGCCCTATCCAGTAGGCGCTCCAGCTGTGCATGGCCTGGACCACTCCAGAGTGGGCGGCGTCTAGGACCTCGAAGGCCCCGACGATGGCACCGCTCGGCTGGACATCCACGACCATCCGGCCACCGCTCATTTCCTCCACCTTCTTAGCCCAGTACTGGGCCATGTGGTGGAGGTGAATGGTGGCAGGCCAGGATGTGGCCATGGTCCAACGCACCTCAGGGCGCCTTTGGGCTACTGCTTGGCCGCCTAGGGTGGCAGCACCTAAAGCGACGCCTGCCTTCAGGAAAGTCCGCCGATCTGTAAGAATCCCATTTGCCGCCTTCTTGGTTACCGCTTGCTTTTTCATGCTTCACCTCCCATCGTCACCACCGCCCGGCCCACGATCTCCCCCTTGTCCAGCCGTCGGTAGGCCAGGTCGGCTTCCTCCAAAGTGAAGCGATCGGTAACCTCTGCACCCACCCCCACGATGCCGGCTTGCGCCAGCTTGAGGAGGATGGGCATGTCCTTACGGGGCTTGGCCCCGTAGGAGCCTAGGATCTTGAGCTTGCGCCGGACCAAGCGGGTGATTTCCACCCCAGCCTCCATCCCTTGAGGGGCAATGCCCACGGGTACCATCCTTCCCCCATCCCGGAGGAGGTTTAGGGCCAAACGGAAGGTTTCCGGTCTTCCTAAGGCCTCGAAGGCCACGTCTACCCCTCGCCCGCCCGTCAGGTCCAGGATGGCTTGGGGAGCTTCCTCTGGGGTGAAGGCGTGGGTGGCGCCAAGGCTCTTCGCCTTAGCAAGTTTTTCGGGTCTGAGGTCTATGGCCACCACAGGGTAAGCGCCGAAAGCCCGGGCGATTTGGACGATCCCTAAACCCACCCCGCCAGTGGCCACCACGGCCACCGACTCTCCACCCTCGAGGCCAGCGGTTTTCACCGCACCATAGGCGGTGAAGAGGGCACAGCCGAGGATGGCCGCATCCTCCAAGGCAATGCCTTCAGGCAGGGGGAAGACATCCGTGGCGGGAACCACGGCATACTCCGCTAGGCCACCCATGGAGTACATCCATAGGGGCGTCCCGTCCTTGCGGAAGAGCCGCGTGGCGCCGTCGTAGAGCACGCCCCTGAGGCGGTTAAAGCTGAAGAAGCGCTCGCAGAGGTCCTCCTCTCCCCGAACGCAGTAGGGGCACTGGCCGCAAGGCATGATGAAGCTGGAGACTACCTTTTCACCCACCTTTAGGCCCTCCACTCCCGGGCCTAAAGCGGCCACCGTACCCGAGATCTCGTGTCCTAGTACGCAAGGGGTAGGGAAGGCTACTTCTCCTTTGATCACATGGAGATCCGTGTGGCATACCCCGCAGGCTGCTACCCGTACCAGTACCTCCCCGGCTTTGGGTTCGGGAATAGGAACCTCCTCTATCCTCAAGGGTTCCCCCACCCGCTCCAATACCGCAGCCCGCATCACCATCTTTCCACCACCACCTTCCTTTGGGTGTAGAAGAGGAAGGCGTCGGGGCCGTGGGGGTGTAGGTCGCCGAAGAAGGAATTGCGCCATCCGGAGAAGGGGTAGAAGGCAAAGGGCTGGGCCACGCCCACGTTGATCCCCACCATGCCCGCCTGGACCCTTTCCCTAAACTCCCGGGCCACCCGGCCGCTTTGGGTGAAGATGGTGGCCATGTTGCCATAGGGCACGGCGTTGGCCTGGGCGATGGCCTCTTCCAGGTCCTGGGCGTAGGAGACGGAGAGCACGGGGCCGAAGATCTCCTCCCGCCCCACCACCATGCGGGGGGAGACCCGGTCCAGCACCGTGGGCCCCAGGAAGAAGCCTTTGCCCTCGATCCCCCGGCCGTCCAGGGCCAGCCTGGCCCCCTCCTCCAGGCCCTTTTGGATGTACCCCACCACCCGTTTCCGGTGCTCCTCCCGGATCAGGGGACCCACCTGGACCCCCTCCTCCCATCCCGGACCCACCTTGAGCCTGCGGGCGCTCTCCACAATCCTCTCCAAGAGTTCGGGGCCAACGCCCCCCACCCCTACGGCCACGCTCCCTGCCAGGCACCTTTCCCCGGCGTTGCCGAAGGCGGAGTTGAGGATCGCGGGGATGGCCTGGTCCAGATTGGCGTCGGGCATCACCACCAGGTGGTTCTTGGCTCCCCCGGCCGCCGAGACCCTCTTGCCGTGCTGGGCGGCCAGCTGGTAGATCCTCCGGGCCACGGGCTCGGAGCCCACGAACTGCACCGCCTTCACCTCCGGGTGGCTCACCAGGGCCTCCGCTGCCTCCTGGGCCCCGTGGACCAGGTTGAGGACCCCCTCGGGGAAGCCCGCCTCCAGGAAGAGCTCCGCCAGGCGCACCGCCCCCAAGGGGGTTCTCTCCGAGGGCTTGAGCACAAAGGTGTTCCCCGCCACCACGGCGATGGGGAACATCCACAAGGGGATCATCACCGGGAAGTTGAAGGGGGGGATCCCGGCTACCACCCCCAAGGGGTAGTGGAAGAGGTTCTGGTCCACCCCGCCCGTGACCTCCCGCAGGGTGCGGCCCTGAAGGAGGGTGGGAGCGCTGCAGGCGAAGTCCACCACCTCGATGCCCCGGCGCACCTCCCCGCGGGCCTCCTCCAGGGTCTTGCCGTGGTGGAGGGTGACCAGGTGGGCCAGGTCCTCAAAGTGCTTCTCCAGAAGTTCCTTGAAGCGGAACATGAGGCGGACCCGCTCCATGAGGGGGGTGCGGCTCCACACCTCAAAGGCTCTCTGGGCCGCAGCCACCGCCCGGTCCACCTCCTCCTTCCCCGAAAGGGGAACCTCCTCGATCACCTCCCCGGTGGCAGGGTTGTACACGGGCAACGTGGGGCGGGAAACCTCCTGCCACTCAGCACCGATTAGGTTCTTGACCATTCCCTCCTCCTTGGGGTCAACGGCTCTAGGTTTCGTGTTTAAGCGTAAAGGTGGGGTCAAGCCTCGTCTACTGTGACTTCATCCAAGGTAGGGCCCGGGGGTTTTGTGTTAGACCTCAAGTGGAAGGTCCCTGTATACTAGGGAGACGCCGAGGAGGGGAAAGGCATGGGTGCCCTTCACCGGACTCTTTGGTCCTGGGCTGAAACTATGGCCTGGCACTATGCCCAGGAAATCCCTGATTACGCCCGGCTGGATACGCGCATCCTCGAGCGGGATGTGGCTGTAGTTTCCTTTGAGTACTTGCGGGCCCTCGAGGAGGGCGGGAACGTGGAGGACCTGGCCTTGGCGGTGGGCCAGCGCCGGCGGAGCCAAGGCGTGTCCCTCCCGGCCCTGCTCCGGGCTTACCGCCTTTGGGCCAAAGATGCCCTCGAGGCTCTAAAGGACTCGACGCCAAACCGCTTGGCGGAGCTGGCCCCCCGGGTGGTGGAACTTCTGGACCGGGTAAGCGAGGCCTCGGCTCAGGGATACCGCTTGGCCCTGGAGGGTAGGCTTCCCCGTGGATCGGTTGTGGGCATTGGGGTGGGGTTTGCCGATGCCGGGGCCATGGCCCTGGCCCCGCGCCACTTAAGCCTCCCCTCCGAGGCCATGTTCTACGAGCAAAGCCCCTTCGGTGCCCTTCTTTTTTTGGCTGCACCCTTGGCCGAGGTAGAGCAGGAGCTTAGGGGCTTAGCCCGCAAGTGCCAGGCGGTGCTTTGGGTAGAGGAAGGGACGGATGCCTCAAGGGTCGGGGCGGACCTGGAGGAGGCCTTGGCCCTGGGTAGTCGCTTGCGGTTGCCGCCCGGCCTCTACCCAACCCGCTATTTGTGGCCCTTGGCCATTGCCTTGGATTCGCCCAAGGGAAGGGAGCGGCTATTGAGGCTCCTGGCTCCCCTCGAGCTCCATCCAGAGCTTTTGGCTACCCTGGAGGTCTATTTGCAGTCGGGGTTTTCCCTCAAGAAGACGGCTCATCGCCTTGGCCTCCATCCCAACTCTGTTCTCTATAGGCTTCATCGCGCCGAAGAGCTGACTGGCCTTCACCTGGGTCGGGCGGAGGATTTGTGTCTGGTGAGCATGGCCTTGTACCTGTATCGTGCGGTGGGAGACTAGCGAACTGCGGCTTTGATGCGGCCTTACAAGCTTAGGTAAGCCTCCCGGATCCGGGGGTCCTCCAGCACCGCACGGGCTGGGCCGTGGAGCACGATGCGCCCGTGTTCCACCACATAGGCCCTGGCCGCCACCTCCAGGGAAAGGGCCACATTCTGTTCCACCAGCAAAATCCCCACCCCCTCTTCCGCCACCCGGTTGAGGGTTCTGAGCACCTCCTCGGCCAGCCGGGGTGCCAGGCCTAAGGAGGGTTCGTCCACCAGGAGGATTCTCGGGAAGCCCATGAGGGCGCGGGCGATGGCCAGCATTTGCTGTTCCCCGCCGGAGAGGGTGCCGGCAAGCTGCCTCCTTCGCTCCGCAAGCCGGGGAAAGAGGGCGTAGACCCGCTCAAAACCCTCTTTTTCCCGGCCAGGGGCCAGGAAGGCCGCTCCCAGGCGGAGGTTTTCCTCCACGGTCATCAGGGGAAAGAGCTGCCTGCCTTCAGGCACGTGGCCGAGCCCCAGCTTGGCTCTTTTGGCGGGGGAAAGGTCCGCGAGGTCCTTCCCATCCCAGAGGATCCTGCCCCGCCAGGGGCGGATCAGGCCGGAAATGGTCCGGAGCAGGGTGGTCTTGCCCGCCCCGTTGGCCCCTAGGAGGGCCACCAGTTCCCCTTCGCGCACCTCGAGGTCCATGCCGAAGAGCACCTGGGCCTTGCCATAGCCGGTTTCTAGGCCTTCTACCCTGAGCTTCATGCTCCCCTCCCCAGGTAGGCCTCCCGTACCCTCTGGTCCTGGGCTACCTTCTGGTAGGTTCCCTCGGCGATCACCTCGCCGTAGTCCAGAACCACCACCCGGTCGGCCAAAGCGCGCACCACGGGCATGAGATGCTCGATGAATAGGATGCTGACCCCGGCGTCGCGGATCCGCCGCACCAGGGCCACGGCTTCTTCGGCTTCCTTGGGGCGCAAGCCGGCCATGACCTCATCCAGGAGGAGCACCCTAGGCCGGGTGGCCAGGGCCCGGGCCAGCTCGAGCCGCTTGTCCTCTAGAAGGGTGAGCTCCCCGGCCAAAGCCTCCGCCCGGCGCTCCAATCCCGTGAGGCGCAGCACCTCCTCCACCCAGGCCTCCGCCTCTTTCTGTCGCACCTGGGGTTTGCCAAAGCGCGCCCCCACCAGCAGGTTCTCCCGCACGGTGAGCTCGGGGAGGGGCTGCACGATCTGGAAGGCCCGTCCGAGACCCAGGTGGGTGCGGGCCTCCGGGGGGAGATGGGTGATGTCCTGCCCTTGGAATAGGATCCGGCCCGAGTCGGGCCTTAGTAGGCCTGAAAGAAGGTTCAAGAGGGTGCTTTTTCCGGCTCCGTTGGGGCCGATGACCGCCAGGATTTCCCCTTCTTCCAGGTGAAGGCTCACCTCCTTAAGGGCCTGTAGCCCCAGGAAGCGTTTGCTCACCCTTATGACTTCCAGAACCTTACCCACGGCGCCTCCCCAAAACGCCCACCAGGCCGCGGGGCAGGAAGAGGATGACCAGGATGAGGATGGCTCCGTAGACCACCAGGTATCCCTCCTGGATCCAAAGCCTGAGGGCCTGCTCGAGGCTTACCAAGGCCACGCCGCCCAGCAGGGGCCCCAAGGTGGTGTAAAGCCCGCCGAAGATGGGGATAACCAGGGCTTCCACGGCTCTTGCCAGGCTGAAGGCGTCATAAGGGGAGAGGAAGAGGGTTTTCATCCCATAGACGCCGCCAGCGAGCCCGGCCACAACACTTCCCAAGAACAGGGACCAGAGCTTTACCCGCACCACCTGCACGCCCAGGACCCGGGCCACCGCCTCCGATTGCCGGGTAGCCGCCTGGGCAAGGCGGAATGGGCTCCTTTCCGCCCAAAGGCTTAGGGCTGTGGCCAGGAGGAGTACGCTGAAGCCCAGGTAATAAGCGGCCAAAGGCCAATTCCCTCCAAAGGGGGGCAGGACCGGAAGGCCGATGGGTCCGCCGGTAAAGGGGAGTTTCAGGGCCAGGGTGCGGAGCACCTCGCTAAAGGCCAGGCTGGCCATGGCGAAGTACAGGCCGTGGAGGCGCAAGGTTACCCACCCCAGGACCAGGGCCCCAGCCCCCGCTGCCAGGGCTCCCAGGCAAAGGGCGGGGAGCGTGCCCACCTGGGGGGCCAAGAGCCCGGCTCCATACGCTCCTAAACCGAAGAAGGCACCGTGGGCCAAGGAAAGCTGGCCGGTGCGGGCCACCAGGTCCCAGGAGAGGGCCAATGCGGTAAAGAGGAGGACGAAAAAACCCACGTCCAGGAGGAAGGCCCGCCAGATCCCTAAGGGAAGGTAGGGTAGCAAGGCGAAGAAGAGCAGGAAGAGGAGGATCAGGGTGGGGTGGCCGAAACCCTTCATGCCTCCCTCCAGGCCCGGCCCACCAGGGCGAGGAAGAGTACCAAAAAGAAGACCGCCTCCACGAGCCCTCCGCCTCCCGGTAGATAGGTGCTCACCAAGGCCTCGGCCAGGGCCAGAACAAAACTGGCGGGCACCACCCCCTTGAGGTTGCCAAGCCCGGCCAGGGCCACGATGGCGAAGGATTTGAGGGTAAAGGTGAAGCCCACGGTGGGGCTGGCGTACAGCATCACCGAGAGCATGACCCCAGCTACCCCGGCCAAGGCAGCGGCCAGGCCGAAGGCCAGGAGGTAGACCCTTTCCGCCTCGATCCCCAGAAGCCCGGGGGCTAGGCGGTTTTGGGCCACGGCCCGCATGGCCAGGCCTAGCCGGCTTCGGGTGAGGAAGACCTGGAGCAGCAAGAGGGTGGCGAGGGAGAGCAAAAAGGCCCCCAGGGGTACGGCTCCCAGGAAGAAGGGGCCCAGGGAGAGGGTGGTCGCTTGGTAGGGTGGGGCCACCACCCGGGTGTCGGCGCCGAAAAGGAGGAGGGCTAGGTTTTGCAGGAGGATGGCCAGCCCGAAGGTGAGGAGCATTTGGTTGAGTTCCGGGGCCCTTAGCACCGGCCGGATCAGGCCTTGGTAGGCCAGGCCTCCCACCAAAAAGGCAGCCAGGAAGGCGAGGCCCAAGGAGAGGAGGGGGTCCACCCCCCGGAAGGCGAAGAGGAGGTAGGAGAGGAAGGCCCCCATCATCAAAAACTCCCCGTGGGCGAAGTTAACGATCCCCACCACCCCCAAGGAGAGGGCTAATCCCGTGGCCACCAAGGCGTAGATCCCGCTCATGAGGAGGCCGTTCAGGAGGGTTTGCAGCAGGAGCTCCATGGTCTTCCCGCCAACTCCTTATCTCAGGTAGTACTCCCCGGGGTAGCGCAAGGGCCTTGTGGCCACTTCCTTGGGGAACACAGGCCGGCGGCTTCCCTGCAGGTACTGGAACTGGAACCAGATCTCCGGACCAAACCCCTGGTACTTGGTGCGGCCCGTGTCCGAGGGCTTAAAGGATAGAGGGCCGAAGGGGGTGTTCATCTTGAGGCTGGCCAGGGCCTCGGCGATGCGGTTCTTGTCGGCGCTACCTGCCTTTTCCGCCGCCAGGGCCAGGCTCTTGACAATGGTGTAGCCCATGGGGGCCATGTATTCCTCCGTGACCTCCCCGTACTTCTTGCGGTAGGCGTCCACGAAGCGACGGGACTCGGGATTGGCCACCGTGGGCAACCAGGCGGTCATGCCGGCGATGTCATTGGAAAGCGGGTTCTTTTCGAAACCGATGGGCCAGGAGGGCGGGGCGCCGTAGATGAGCTTGGGCCTGAGCCCCACCTGCCTTGCCTGGGTGGCGATGGGCAGGGCATCCACGTCGTACCCGATCCAATAGAGAATGTCCGGGGCGAAGGCCCGGAAGCGGGTGAGGATGGCGGTGAACTGGCCGCTTCCCGCCTTGAAGGGTTCCGCCTGGACCTGGTAGCCCAGTTTTTCCAGCTGCTGTTTGTAGACCCCGATGCCCGCAGAACCAAAGGGCCCATCCTCGTAGAGGATGGCCACCTTTCTTGCCCCGTGCTCCCGGTTTAGGTACTGGAAGAACTGCAGGGCGGCGGCCACGTTGTGGTAGTCCCAGGGGTGGTAGTGGAAGAGGAGGGGGTACCCCTCGAAGGCCTGCTCCACCACGGAGCTGGCAGCCCCGATGGCCAAGAAGAGGGGCCCGTACTGCTTCACGGGGCCGGAAAGGGCAAAGGTGACGCCGCTAGCCAGGCCTCCGATCACGATGTCCACCTTGTCCACGGTCATGAGCTTGGTGAAGGCGGGGACGGCTTTGGCCGTATCGGTGCCGTCATCCACCACCACCAGCTCCAACCGGACCTTGCCGGCGGTGTTCACCTCGTCGGCGGCCAGCTGGATGCCGTTCAGCGCTGCCTTGCCCGAAACCGCCGAAGCCCCGGAGAGGGGCAGGATGACCCCCACCTTCAGGGAGGTCTGGGCAAAGGCCAGACCTGTCACGAGAGCCAGAAATCCCAACACCTTTCGCATCCCGTACCTCCTTTCCCTAGGGCCTTGCGCCCGTAGGTTCCTCGTAGAGCACCACCGCCTCACCCTCGATAACCCTCTCCCCCCGCTGGTTTTCGCAGAAGGTATCCAGGGTGAGGACCAGGCCGCCCTTCTCCCTCTCCCGCACTGCCTTGACGATGGCGGTGGCGGTGATGGTGTCCCCCAGGTAGGTGGGTTTAAGGAAGCGTAGGGTCTGGGAGAGGTAGATGGCCCCGGTGCCCGGCAGTTTCGTGCCGATCACCGTGGAGATGAGGCCCGCCACCAGGATGCCCTGGGCGATGCGTTTGCCGAAGCGGCTTCCTTTGGCATAGGCCTCGTCCACGTGCAGGGGGTTGGTGTCCCCCACCGCCCCCACGAAGAGGGCCACGTGGGCCTCGGAGATGGTCTGGGTGTAACTGGCCTTATCCCCTACCTTGAACCTCACCGTACACCTCCTTTACAAAGTCCTTCAGAATGTCTTTCAAGAGTTCTGGGCTTTCCAGGTTCACCGAGTGGCCCACCCCCTCGAGGACAAGAAGCCTCCCCCTGGGGAAGAAGGCTGCGGTTTCCTCCGCCATAACCCGGGTGACGAGGGAGTCCAGGGTGCCGTAAACCACCAGGACCGGCCCGGGATAGGCCCTTTCCAGCCGCCAGGCCGCCAGGGCCCGGGCGTTGCCCTGGAAGTGGGCGGGGTGCATCCCCTGCGCCTTCTCCACCAGCTCAGGAAACCAGGGAGGCCTGCGGGTGGGCGCCATGGCCGCCAGGGCCTGGGCCAGGGCCTCCCGGTTGTGCCGGTAGCCTTCCAGGATGGGGTAGTAGGCCTCAGGGGTTTGCAACCCGGAGGGCGGGGCGGGGTTGATGAGGACGAGTCCCCGGGTCTTCTCGCCCGCCGCTTCCATCACCACCGCACCCCCCAGGGAGTGGCCCACCAGGATGGCTTCTTCCGCATCCTTTTCCCGGAGGAAGGCCCTTAGGGCCTCAGCATAGGCGGGGATGGAAGGGGTGAAATCCCGAGGTGCCTGGCTTTCCCCGAAACCCGGGAGGTCGGGGGCCAGAAGCCAGGTCCCCTCGGGAGGGTTCTGCAAAACCTCCCGCCACCACTCCTTGCAGGCAAAGTTTCCATGGACCAGCACCACGGGGACTCCCTTTCCGCTTTCCAGGCAGCTAAGCATGGATTTCCTCCAGAAACTTCCTCACGGCTTGGGCGAAGGCCAAGGGGTCCTCCAGGGGGGCCGCATGGCCTGTGGGCAGGGCTTGAAGCTCCGCTCCCAGGGCCTCGGCCAGGGCCTGGGCGTAGGGCTTGGGGGAGAGCAGGTCCTCCTTCCCGTAGAGGACCAGGGCGGGCAGGGCCAGGCTGTGAAGGCGGGGCCTGAGGTCCTCGAGGCTGAGAAACCCTAGAAGGAGCCTTTCCTGGGCCCTCTCGTCCGGGGCCTGGGCGATAAGGGAAGCGAGGCCTTCCTCCGTGAGGAGCTCGGGATGGGCGTTGAGGAAGCCTGCCCCATAGATCCAGGGCAGGGCTACCCTTAGGCGCAAGGGGGTGCCTCCGGTCTTCAGGGCGTGAAGCCAGCTACCCACCTTGGCCCTTAGGGCGGGGTCCAGGTAAGGGGTGGTGCAGGCCAGGACCAGGCTTCGGAAGCGTGTAGGAGCCATGAGGGCGGCCTGCAGGGCCACGATGCCCCCGTTGGAAAGACCTACCAAGGAGGCCTCCTCCCAGCCCAGTTCCTGCAAGAGGGCGAGGAGATCTTGAGCGTGCGCCTTTGGGGTGTAGGGGCCCTCGGGGGCTTCGCTTTCCCCCTGG includes:
- a CDS encoding alpha/beta fold hydrolase — its product is MARLRYRVEGEGPKVVLLNGLFQRLESWDPVVPLLGGYTLLRYDMRGQGESEAPEGPYTPKAHAQDLLALLQELGWEEASLVGLSNGGIVALQAALMAPTRFRSLVLACTTPYLDPALRAKVGSWLHALKTGGTPLRLRVALPWIYGAGFLNAHPELLTEEGLASLIAQAPDERAQERLLLGFLSLEDLRPRLHSLALPALVLYGKEDLLSPKPYAQALAEALGAELQALPTGHAAPLEDPLAFAQAVRKFLEEIHA